In Acidaminococcus timonensis, one DNA window encodes the following:
- the hflX gene encoding GTPase HflX → MPQTIYGRTEGLKKQVLTQLEAIYELRADEGQLISHELALVLRDLSEEINREISLYIDRKGKVTAVAVGSDCHVDLPQVESRRSQNRLCGVACIHTHPHGAPRLSGVDFSALRDLRFDAMAALAWETPGSEPVLGFAIITDLDDNQQPVLQEFGPYTAKDVASMPFGNIVHLIEKLLAKRSRNHNLEEGPERAMLVSLAWGDLNARWSAEDSVEELAQLAETAGALVVGKFVQSRPKPDPVFFIGKGKVQEMALFAQQEDIDLCIFDDELSPAQQRNLERALGVRIIDRTGLILDIFAKRARTSEGKLQVELAQLQYMLPRIMGQGTSLSRLGGGIGTRGPGETKLEVDRRRIRDRIAFLEEQIRKMKGSRKQQQRARNKSEVKQVCLVGYTNAGKSTLLNQLTHSDIYAQDQLFATLDPTTRQLELPDGDVCTLTDTVGFIQRLPHQLVAAFRSTLEVVKDADLLVHVIDCSHELYREQAEAVYQVLQELEVTDKPILTVYNKVDKLHQFQGLQHRLEQEEHTVCVSAKTGDGIPRLLQTMAGMLGQDMTEVTLCIPYAETRLAARLHSDARVLSEEYGDQGILVKARMKKTMADKLAAYRK, encoded by the coding sequence ATGCCTCAAACGATCTACGGAAGGACGGAGGGCCTGAAGAAACAGGTCCTCACCCAATTGGAAGCGATCTATGAGCTGAGAGCCGACGAGGGCCAACTGATCAGTCATGAGTTGGCCCTTGTTTTGCGCGACCTTTCGGAGGAAATCAACCGGGAAATCTCCCTGTACATCGACCGGAAGGGCAAGGTGACGGCTGTGGCCGTGGGCAGCGACTGCCATGTGGATCTGCCCCAGGTGGAGTCCCGGCGCAGCCAGAACCGGCTGTGCGGGGTAGCCTGCATCCATACCCATCCCCACGGGGCACCCCGGCTCAGCGGCGTGGATTTTTCCGCTCTGCGGGATCTTCGCTTCGATGCCATGGCGGCCCTGGCCTGGGAAACGCCGGGCAGCGAACCGGTCCTGGGCTTTGCCATAATCACGGATCTGGACGACAATCAGCAGCCGGTGCTCCAGGAATTCGGACCCTATACGGCCAAGGACGTAGCGTCCATGCCCTTTGGCAACATCGTTCATCTGATCGAGAAGCTCCTGGCCAAACGGTCCCGGAACCATAATCTGGAGGAAGGGCCGGAGCGGGCCATGCTGGTTTCCCTGGCCTGGGGGGACCTGAATGCTCGCTGGAGCGCTGAGGATTCAGTGGAAGAGCTGGCCCAGCTGGCCGAGACTGCCGGAGCCCTGGTAGTCGGGAAATTTGTCCAGAGCCGGCCCAAGCCGGATCCGGTGTTCTTCATCGGCAAGGGCAAGGTCCAGGAAATGGCCCTGTTCGCCCAGCAGGAAGACATCGATCTGTGCATCTTCGATGACGAACTGTCCCCGGCCCAGCAGCGGAACCTGGAACGGGCCCTGGGGGTGCGGATCATCGACCGTACCGGCCTGATCCTGGACATCTTCGCCAAACGGGCCCGGACCAGCGAAGGCAAGCTCCAGGTGGAACTGGCCCAGCTGCAGTACATGCTGCCCCGGATCATGGGACAGGGGACCAGTCTTTCCCGGCTGGGCGGCGGTATCGGGACCCGGGGGCCCGGTGAAACCAAACTGGAAGTGGACCGGCGCCGGATCCGGGACCGGATCGCCTTCCTGGAAGAACAGATCCGGAAGATGAAGGGAAGCCGGAAACAGCAGCAGCGGGCCCGGAACAAGAGTGAAGTGAAGCAAGTGTGCCTGGTGGGCTATACCAATGCAGGCAAGAGTACCCTGCTGAACCAGCTGACCCATTCGGACATCTACGCCCAGGACCAGCTGTTTGCCACCCTGGACCCCACCACCCGCCAGCTGGAACTGCCTGACGGCGATGTGTGTACCCTGACGGATACGGTAGGGTTCATCCAGCGGCTGCCCCATCAGCTGGTGGCGGCGTTCCGATCCACCCTGGAAGTGGTGAAGGATGCGGACCTGCTGGTCCATGTAATCGACTGCTCCCACGAACTGTACAGGGAACAGGCCGAAGCGGTGTACCAGGTGCTCCAGGAACTGGAGGTCACCGACAAACCCATCCTGACCGTCTATAACAAGGTGGACAAGCTGCACCAGTTCCAGGGACTGCAGCACCGGCTGGAACAGGAGGAACATACGGTCTGCGTCTCTGCGAAGACCGGCGACGGCATCCCCCGGCTGCTCCAGACCATGGCTGGGATGCTGGGCCAGGACATGACGGAAGTCACCCTGTGCATCCCCTACGCGGAAACCAGGCTGGCGGCCCGGCTCCACAGCGATGCCAGGGTCCTCAGCGAGGAATACGGCGACCAGGGGATCCTGGTGAAAGCCAGAATGAAAAAAACAATGGCCGACAAACTGGCGGCCTATCGAAAATAA
- a CDS encoding DEAD/DEAH box helicase — translation MTETLQEENKQEITSFEDLQLDKKILSALKEMGFEEPSPIQKRAIPLALEGDDLIGQAQTGTGKTAAFGIPIIQKINEKDRHIQALVMSPTRELCIQVADEITKIGKNKRVRVLPVYGGQPIERQIRSLKRGIQVVIGTPGRLLDHIRRGTIDLEYVNFLVLDEADEMLDMGFVDDMENIIKNVPPERQTMLFSATMPRPILSISKKYMRTPKMVAIHKEVVTAPTIDQYYYETRDKLDGLCRILDTTDDCKMIIFCRTKKGVDELVIALATRGYEAEGLHGDLSQNQRDRVMKKFRNGQVDILVATDVAARGLDIDNITHVVNFDVPSDSESYVHRIGRTGRAGNTGVALTFITPREFRQLKLIERSIKTRIIRGTLPTDASVLERQREQIVSKMQTILEQDRFQDYLPIVETLEKDYDIQDIAAAALKFMQEGAKALEEPQEEGALPDALANTGAKPGMVRLFLNIGRSSRVTVRDIVQSIAIEAEIPARSIGRISIYDKFSFVEVPMEYAEKVLVVMHRNTIRGCRVNMEPAKARV, via the coding sequence ATGACTGAAACTCTGCAAGAAGAAAATAAGCAGGAAATCACTTCTTTTGAAGACCTGCAGCTGGATAAGAAAATCCTGAGCGCACTGAAGGAAATGGGCTTCGAAGAACCCTCTCCCATCCAGAAGCGAGCCATCCCTCTGGCCCTGGAAGGGGACGACCTGATCGGCCAGGCCCAGACCGGTACCGGTAAGACCGCCGCCTTCGGGATCCCCATCATCCAGAAAATCAACGAGAAGGACCGCCACATCCAGGCGCTGGTCATGAGCCCCACCCGGGAACTGTGCATCCAGGTGGCCGATGAAATCACCAAGATCGGCAAGAACAAACGGGTCCGGGTCCTGCCGGTGTACGGTGGCCAGCCCATCGAACGCCAGATCCGCAGCCTGAAACGGGGCATCCAGGTGGTCATCGGGACCCCCGGCCGTCTGCTGGACCATATCCGTCGGGGGACCATCGACCTGGAATATGTGAATTTCCTGGTGCTGGATGAAGCCGATGAAATGCTGGATATGGGCTTCGTGGATGATATGGAGAACATCATCAAGAACGTACCGCCCGAACGGCAGACCATGCTGTTTTCCGCCACCATGCCCCGGCCCATCCTGAGCATCAGCAAAAAGTACATGCGCACCCCCAAGATGGTGGCCATCCACAAGGAAGTGGTGACGGCCCCCACCATCGACCAGTACTACTATGAGACCCGGGATAAATTGGACGGTCTGTGCCGGATCCTGGACACCACCGACGACTGCAAGATGATCATCTTCTGCCGCACCAAGAAAGGTGTGGATGAACTGGTCATCGCCCTGGCCACCCGGGGATACGAAGCCGAAGGCCTGCACGGGGATCTGAGCCAGAACCAGCGGGACCGGGTCATGAAGAAGTTCCGCAACGGCCAGGTGGATATCCTGGTGGCCACGGATGTGGCAGCCAGAGGGCTGGACATCGACAACATCACCCATGTGGTGAACTTCGACGTGCCCAGTGACAGTGAAAGCTACGTGCACCGGATCGGCCGTACGGGCCGTGCCGGCAATACCGGTGTGGCCCTGACCTTCATCACCCCCCGGGAATTCCGCCAGCTGAAGCTGATCGAACGGAGCATCAAGACCCGGATCATCCGGGGCACCCTGCCCACCGATGCCAGCGTGCTGGAACGGCAGCGGGAACAGATCGTCTCCAAGATGCAGACCATCCTGGAGCAGGACCGGTTCCAGGATTACCTGCCCATTGTGGAAACCCTGGAAAAGGATTATGACATTCAGGATATTGCAGCCGCAGCCCTGAAGTTCATGCAGGAAGGGGCCAAGGCCCTGGAGGAACCCCAGGAGGAGGGCGCTCTGCCCGATGCCCTGGCCAATACCGGTGCCAAACCGGGCATGGTCCGGCTGTTCCTGAACATCGGCCGTTCTTCTCGGGTGACGGTGCGGGATATTGTCCAGAGCATTGCCATCGAAGCGGAAATCCCGGCCCGGAGCATTGGCCGGATCAGCATCTATGACAAATTCAGCTTTGTGGAAGTTCCCATGGAATATGCAGAAAAAGTCCTGGTGGTCATGCACCGGAACACCATCCGGGGCTGCCGGGTGAATATGGAACCTGCGAAAGCACGGGTATAA
- a CDS encoding competence/damage-inducible protein A has product MNVEVINTGTELLLGDIVNTNFQYLSRMLNDAGFNVLYQTTIGDNGDRLLEVLDIALKRADIIITTGGLGPTRGDITKEMVARKLGLPLVPSTFWMDKLTRYFAARRVTMTENNRKQAMIPEGAVVFNNEVGTAPGIGVWTPDHKLIVMLPGPPAETTHVFSQQVMPYLRKSYAAQGIIHSRVLHLRGLTESMVAEKLDRIIMAQTNPTIALYARKGEIIIRITAKSDTLEKAEAMNHGIEEKIREVLGHYIYGVDYETLPEALGKRLKEKKLTIAFAESCTGGLASSLVTDIPGSSEYLMGSVVSYTNDVKHRLLGVKQETLDKYTAVSEQTCREMAEGIRKRIGTDLGISITGIAGPGGGTPTQPVGLVYVGAADRNGTQVLECRFKASRTTIKLRAAMNALSLAMDRVKKL; this is encoded by the coding sequence GTGAACGTGGAAGTCATCAATACCGGAACGGAGCTGCTGCTGGGAGATATTGTCAACACCAATTTCCAGTATCTTTCCCGGATGCTCAATGACGCCGGTTTCAATGTGCTGTACCAGACCACCATCGGGGACAATGGGGACCGGCTGCTGGAAGTGCTGGACATTGCCCTGAAACGGGCGGATATCATCATCACCACCGGAGGCCTGGGGCCCACCCGGGGGGATATCACCAAGGAAATGGTGGCCAGGAAGCTGGGACTGCCTCTGGTGCCCAGTACATTCTGGATGGATAAGCTGACCCGGTACTTCGCCGCCCGCAGGGTGACCATGACCGAGAACAACAGGAAGCAGGCCATGATCCCGGAAGGGGCCGTGGTGTTCAACAACGAAGTGGGGACAGCGCCGGGCATCGGGGTCTGGACTCCGGACCACAAGCTGATCGTCATGCTGCCCGGACCTCCGGCAGAGACCACCCACGTGTTCAGCCAGCAGGTGATGCCCTACCTGCGGAAAAGCTATGCGGCCCAGGGCATCATCCATTCCCGGGTGCTCCATCTGCGGGGCCTGACAGAATCCATGGTGGCGGAAAAACTGGACAGGATCATCATGGCCCAGACCAATCCCACCATTGCCCTCTATGCCCGGAAGGGTGAAATCATCATCCGAATCACCGCCAAGAGCGATACCCTGGAAAAAGCGGAAGCTATGAACCATGGCATCGAGGAAAAAATCCGGGAGGTGCTGGGCCACTATATCTATGGGGTGGATTATGAAACCCTGCCTGAAGCCCTGGGAAAACGGCTGAAGGAGAAGAAACTGACCATCGCCTTCGCCGAATCCTGTACCGGCGGCCTGGCTTCCAGCCTGGTGACGGACATCCCGGGCAGTTCGGAGTATCTGATGGGTTCGGTGGTTTCCTATACCAATGATGTCAAACACCGTCTCCTGGGCGTAAAGCAGGAGACCCTGGACAAATACACGGCCGTCAGCGAACAGACCTGCCGGGAAATGGCCGAAGGGATCCGGAAGCGGATCGGCACGGACCTGGGCATCAGCATTACAGGCATCGCCGGTCCCGGCGGTGGTACGCCCACCCAGCCTGTGGGCCTGGTGTATGTAGGGGCTGCTGACAGGAACGGTACCCAGGTGCTGGAATGCCGGTTCAAGGCTTCCCGGACCACCATCAAGCTCCGGGCGGCCATGAATGCCCTGAGCCTGGCCATGGACCGGGTCAAGAAGTTATAA
- the rimO gene encoding 30S ribosomal protein S12 methylthiotransferase RimO has protein sequence MEIGVVSLGCPKNLVDSEVMMGLIRERHWTITNDPTHADVIIVNTCGFIESAKTESINTILQMAEYKKDDAHRKLIVTGCLGQRYADDLFRDLPEVDAIIGTECYDQIGSVIDRVEAGERFTLLKPPHTYTQKTKRVLTTPRYTAYLKIAEGCNNRCSYCAIPKIRGPYRSRPYEEVLEEARELVSQGVRELILVAQDTTQYGIDLYHRLRLADLLKDLDRIPELKWIRILYCYPDSFTDELIETMATCKKVCHYVDLPLQHASNSLLKTMHRRDTREQVEELLAKLRRRMPDICLRTTFIVGFPGETEEQFQELLDFVEKERFQCAGVFTYSQEEGTEAGEMPNQIPEETKQDRYHRLMAQQAQISEEIQQEREGRVLEVLIEGKDQEDPELAEGRSYAEAPDIDGKIFVEQAGALKAGDFVKVRISQGFTYEAVGQIVKE, from the coding sequence TTGGAAATCGGAGTAGTCAGCCTGGGGTGTCCCAAGAACCTGGTGGACTCGGAAGTGATGATGGGGCTCATCAGAGAGCGCCACTGGACCATCACCAACGATCCCACCCATGCGGATGTGATCATCGTGAACACCTGCGGCTTCATCGAAAGTGCCAAGACAGAATCCATCAACACGATCCTGCAGATGGCCGAATACAAGAAGGACGATGCCCATCGGAAACTGATCGTCACCGGATGCCTGGGACAGCGGTATGCCGATGATCTGTTCAGGGACCTGCCGGAAGTGGATGCCATCATCGGTACCGAATGCTATGACCAGATCGGCAGCGTCATCGACCGGGTGGAAGCCGGCGAACGGTTCACCCTGCTGAAACCGCCCCATACATATACCCAGAAGACCAAACGGGTGCTGACCACCCCCCGGTATACGGCCTATCTGAAAATCGCCGAAGGGTGCAACAACCGGTGTTCCTACTGCGCCATTCCCAAAATCCGGGGCCCCTACCGCAGCCGTCCCTATGAGGAAGTGCTGGAGGAAGCCCGGGAGCTGGTGAGCCAGGGCGTGCGGGAACTGATCCTGGTGGCCCAGGATACCACCCAGTACGGCATCGACCTGTACCACAGGCTGCGTCTGGCCGACCTGCTGAAGGACCTGGACCGGATCCCCGAGCTGAAGTGGATCCGCATCCTGTACTGCTATCCGGATTCTTTCACCGATGAACTGATCGAGACCATGGCCACCTGCAAAAAGGTATGCCATTATGTGGATCTGCCCCTTCAGCATGCCAGCAACAGCCTGCTGAAGACCATGCACCGCCGGGATACCCGGGAACAGGTGGAGGAACTGCTGGCCAAACTGCGCAGACGGATGCCGGACATCTGCCTGCGGACCACCTTCATCGTGGGCTTCCCCGGAGAGACGGAGGAACAGTTCCAGGAACTGCTGGACTTTGTGGAAAAAGAACGGTTCCAGTGTGCCGGTGTGTTCACCTACAGCCAGGAAGAAGGCACAGAAGCCGGAGAGATGCCCAACCAGATCCCGGAAGAGACCAAGCAGGACCGGTACCACCGGCTTATGGCCCAGCAGGCCCAGATTTCCGAGGAAATCCAGCAGGAGCGGGAAGGCCGTGTGCTGGAGGTGCTGATCGAGGGCAAGGACCAGGAAGACCCGGAACTGGCGGAAGGACGCAGCTATGCGGAAGCTCCGGACATCGACGGCAAGATTTTTGTGGAACAGGCAGGAGCCCTGAAGGCAGGGGACTTTGTAAAGGTCCGGATCAGCCAGGGTTTCACCTATGAAGCGGTGGGACAGATCGTAAAGGAGTGA
- a CDS encoding helix-turn-helix domain-containing protein, whose translation MKNKIGTYLRQHREEKKLTLEQVAEHTGIREPYLEDLENGDFHKIPGDVFIRGFLRNYGNYLGLDGNGLVEAYRTGSEPGKILKEVDQAAPAPKPPVSTDTVILRKALDTMEPRSTTEPEPQGAEPAKRAAEPAGPEAEPFDKVAALKEMEPVGYGHPSHKEKPQPARPVDPPEKQAMEETRIMKPVKPSVRPEPASTPEEKPAETARTGAPKAAPEKQKAASPAPKPAEATKKGPDGKPETAAVAAAPVQGKKHGSPKQTLKKMEKALNKEHVEEALTDSKAKMGGFLDRIHQFIDDNLYETVPEDEEGEEYGATSVDTGSKAPAFSFKVFTGVFVVCLAIFTVVMAYFVFGGKTTPDLKATESITDGVKSDHSSEKTPENKKEAEATKAQQEEAKGDDKTLGKGNGVTVVVTYKKPVWTQTTIDGKQVEAATIPKGSTRTYKGSKSVSVNVGSIRDVTISVNGKEVPYGSKEWGVVTRTFKAK comes from the coding sequence ATGAAAAACAAAATTGGAACCTATTTACGGCAGCACCGGGAGGAAAAGAAGCTGACCCTGGAGCAGGTTGCCGAACATACCGGAATCCGGGAACCCTATCTGGAAGACCTGGAAAACGGGGACTTCCACAAGATCCCCGGTGATGTGTTCATCCGCGGTTTCCTGCGGAATTATGGGAACTATCTGGGCCTGGACGGCAATGGCCTGGTGGAGGCCTACCGCACCGGGAGCGAACCGGGCAAGATCCTGAAGGAGGTGGACCAGGCCGCACCGGCTCCGAAACCTCCTGTAAGTACGGATACCGTCATCCTGCGGAAGGCGCTGGATACCATGGAACCCAGAAGCACCACGGAACCGGAACCCCAAGGGGCAGAGCCTGCGAAGCGGGCTGCCGAACCGGCCGGACCGGAAGCGGAGCCCTTCGATAAGGTGGCAGCCCTGAAGGAAATGGAACCGGTGGGGTATGGCCATCCATCCCACAAAGAGAAACCGCAGCCGGCAAGGCCGGTGGATCCTCCGGAGAAACAGGCCATGGAAGAGACCCGGATCATGAAACCGGTGAAGCCTTCTGTCCGGCCGGAGCCGGCGAGCACACCGGAGGAGAAACCGGCAGAAACGGCCAGAACCGGGGCTCCCAAAGCGGCTCCGGAAAAACAGAAGGCGGCTTCCCCGGCCCCGAAACCGGCAGAGGCCACGAAAAAGGGCCCGGACGGAAAACCCGAAACGGCAGCTGTGGCTGCAGCTCCGGTACAGGGAAAGAAACATGGTTCGCCCAAACAGACCCTGAAGAAGATGGAAAAAGCCCTGAACAAGGAACATGTGGAGGAAGCACTGACGGACAGCAAAGCCAAGATGGGGGGCTTCCTGGATCGTATCCATCAATTCATCGACGACAACCTGTACGAGACCGTGCCCGAGGACGAAGAGGGCGAGGAGTATGGCGCCACTTCGGTGGATACCGGCAGCAAAGCTCCGGCCTTCAGCTTCAAGGTGTTCACCGGTGTGTTCGTGGTGTGCCTGGCCATCTTCACGGTGGTCATGGCCTACTTTGTGTTCGGCGGCAAGACCACCCCGGATCTGAAGGCCACGGAATCCATCACCGACGGGGTGAAGTCCGATCATTCTTCGGAAAAAACGCCGGAGAACAAGAAAGAGGCCGAAGCAACCAAGGCCCAGCAGGAAGAAGCCAAAGGCGATGACAAGACCCTGGGCAAGGGCAATGGAGTCACCGTTGTGGTAACTTATAAGAAACCGGTGTGGACCCAGACCACCATTGATGGCAAACAGGTGGAAGCTGCCACCATCCCCAAGGGTTCCACCCGGACCTACAAAGGCAGCAAAAGCGTATCTGTAAACGTGGGCAGCATCCGTGACGTGACCATCAGCGTCAACGGCAAGGAAGTGCCCTATGGTTCGAAGGAATGGGGCGTAGTGACCCGTACCTTCAAGGCAAAGTGA
- a CDS encoding FtsK/SpoIIIE family DNA translocase, which produces MEKKERTRRNNKKIEFTFNREVLGILLAAFAMVMLCALAGLPMGSAGAFLERVLRFALGIGAFLFPLYVLVLGLGYILNHEHLRFSRKFFTLLLFLVSVLSLWHMHKVPEGRELIPEYLMNGGGLLGGAIVFVLTKVVGRIGAMIVLIAWALASMVLSGKFSLRSPLRTASDGVKEGAENVAQKWEEYQDQRKRSHNAFYDQEKDDGNYPKSKAGTGEKKPTLAERLKEKVSRAGNAPLLKFQKDQVDTAEPPRKFTITNGQDTARPVAAADESQPVQTTRLENAETGEVIPYEFPSLDLLNPDASVNPRNYQAEIQEQGGTIEQTLHDFGVNATLVNVTRGPSVTRYELEPAPGVKVNKIQNLAEDIALKLAVSSVRIEPIPGKAAIGIEVPSRTSQPVSFRSIVDCPEVKNAKGKLAIGLGKDISGHVVVADLTKMPHLLIAGSTGSGKSVCINTIICSLLYKAAPDEVKLILVDPKVVELTNYNGIPHLLTPVVTGPKQAASALHWAVVEMERRYSLFAKTQVRKIDDYNKLVQPGEKLPFIVVIIDELSDLMMVAAVDVEDAILRLAQKARAAGIHLILATQRPSVDVLTGTIKANIPSRIAFAVSSQIDSRTILDTSGAEKLLGKGDMLFFPTGENKPIRVQGAYIADDELNRVVDFIKAEAIPTTYHQEVTTQELNGEKDSKKDGAEDEQDELFQDAVEAVMDAHQASSSMLQRKFRIGYTRAARLVDAMEEKGIVGPADGSKPRPLLMSPTTIRQKFFTKGLKEDPDESL; this is translated from the coding sequence GTGGAGAAAAAAGAACGAACTCGCAGAAACAACAAAAAAATCGAATTCACCTTCAACCGGGAAGTACTGGGCATCCTGCTGGCGGCTTTCGCCATGGTGATGCTCTGTGCCCTGGCCGGGCTCCCCATGGGGAGTGCCGGGGCGTTCCTGGAAAGAGTGCTGAGATTCGCACTGGGAATCGGGGCTTTCCTCTTCCCTCTGTATGTGCTGGTTCTGGGGCTGGGGTATATCCTGAACCACGAACATCTGCGGTTTTCCAGGAAGTTCTTTACTCTGCTGCTGTTCCTTGTTTCTGTCCTGAGCCTGTGGCACATGCATAAGGTGCCGGAGGGCCGGGAACTGATCCCTGAATACCTGATGAACGGTGGTGGCCTCCTGGGAGGCGCCATCGTGTTTGTTTTAACGAAGGTGGTGGGCCGCATCGGGGCCATGATCGTGCTGATCGCCTGGGCCCTGGCTTCCATGGTGCTTTCCGGCAAATTCTCCCTGCGCTCCCCTCTGCGGACGGCCAGCGACGGGGTGAAGGAAGGGGCCGAGAACGTGGCCCAGAAGTGGGAGGAATACCAGGACCAGCGGAAGCGCAGCCATAATGCCTTCTATGACCAGGAAAAGGACGATGGAAACTACCCGAAATCCAAAGCCGGGACCGGGGAAAAGAAACCCACCCTGGCCGAACGGCTGAAGGAAAAGGTGAGCAGAGCCGGGAATGCGCCGCTGCTGAAGTTCCAGAAAGACCAGGTGGATACGGCGGAACCGCCCCGGAAGTTCACCATTACCAACGGCCAGGATACGGCCCGGCCTGTGGCGGCAGCAGATGAGTCCCAGCCGGTCCAGACCACCCGTCTGGAAAATGCGGAGACCGGGGAAGTGATTCCCTATGAATTCCCATCCCTGGACCTGCTGAATCCGGATGCTTCGGTGAACCCCCGGAACTACCAGGCGGAAATCCAGGAGCAGGGCGGCACCATCGAGCAGACCCTCCACGATTTCGGCGTGAATGCCACGCTGGTGAACGTGACCCGGGGACCTTCGGTGACCCGGTATGAACTGGAGCCGGCTCCTGGGGTCAAGGTGAACAAGATCCAGAACCTGGCGGAGGACATTGCCCTGAAACTGGCGGTTTCCAGCGTGCGGATCGAGCCCATCCCGGGCAAGGCGGCCATCGGCATCGAAGTGCCTTCCAGGACCAGCCAGCCCGTTTCCTTCCGGTCCATTGTGGACTGCCCGGAAGTGAAGAATGCCAAAGGCAAGCTGGCCATTGGCCTGGGCAAGGATATTTCCGGCCATGTGGTGGTGGCCGACCTGACCAAGATGCCCCACCTGCTGATTGCCGGCAGCACCGGCAGCGGCAAGAGTGTCTGCATCAACACCATCATCTGCAGTCTGCTGTACAAGGCAGCTCCCGACGAGGTGAAGCTGATCCTGGTAGACCCCAAGGTGGTGGAACTGACCAATTACAACGGCATCCCCCATCTGCTGACCCCTGTGGTTACAGGACCCAAGCAGGCGGCCAGTGCCCTGCACTGGGCTGTGGTGGAAATGGAACGGCGGTACAGCCTGTTCGCCAAGACCCAGGTGCGGAAGATCGACGATTACAACAAGCTGGTGCAGCCGGGAGAGAAGCTGCCGTTCATTGTGGTCATCATCGACGAATTGTCCGATCTGATGATGGTGGCAGCGGTGGATGTGGAAGATGCCATCCTGCGTCTGGCCCAGAAGGCCCGTGCGGCCGGCATCCATCTGATCCTGGCCACCCAGCGGCCCAGTGTGGACGTGCTGACCGGGACCATCAAGGCCAACATCCCCAGCCGGATCGCCTTTGCCGTATCCAGCCAGATCGACAGCCGGACCATCCTGGACACCAGCGGGGCCGAAAAGCTGCTGGGGAAAGGGGACATGCTCTTCTTCCCCACTGGCGAAAACAAGCCCATCCGTGTCCAGGGTGCCTACATTGCGGATGATGAACTGAACCGGGTGGTGGACTTCATCAAGGCGGAAGCCATCCCCACCACCTATCACCAGGAAGTGACCACCCAGGAGCTGAATGGGGAAAAGGACAGCAAGAAGGATGGCGCAGAGGACGAACAGGACGAGCTGTTCCAGGATGCGGTGGAAGCCGTCATGGATGCCCACCAGGCGTCCTCCTCCATGCTCCAGCGCAAGTTCCGCATCGGGTACACCCGGGCGGCCCGGCTGGTGGATGCCATGGAAGAAAAGGGCATTGTGGGACCGGCTGACGGGAGCAAGCCCAGGCCTCTCCTCATGAGCCCCACCACCATCAGGCAGAAGTTCTTCACCAAAGGGCTGAAAGAAGACCCGGATGAATCTCTATGA